The sequence below is a genomic window from Dyadobacter chenwenxiniae.
TTGTCCAACCGCCCAGGCTTACGAAGAGCGGATCAAGAAATTAACGGCTGATTACAAGTCCAAAGGCTTCGCGCTGATCGCCATTTCTTCCAACGACCCGAAAGCCATCCGCCTGGATGAGCTCGGTTACACGGATTTGAGCGACACTTACGAGGAAATGAAAGTCCGCGCCAAGGATATGGCTTACAATTTTCCCTATCTGTTTGACGGCGACGATCAGAAGACCGCATTGGCTTACGGACCGGTCGCTACGCCGCACATTTTTGTCTTTGACAAAGCCAGAAAACTTCAATATCACGGTCGCATTGACGACGTTGAAAAGCCGACAGGCACGCCCAAAAATCTGGATGCAAAAAATGCCATTGAAGCCCTTCTGGCCAACAAACCAGTCCCTGTTCCGTCGACCAAAACATTTGGCTGCTCCATGAAGTGGATCTCCAAAGAAGACGGTGTGCAAAAAGAAAAGGCTGGCTGGGCAAAGGAACCGGTGACTTTGGAAACCATTGACGAAGCTGGAATCAAAGAATTGATTGGCAACAAAACGGATAAACTGCGCCTAATCAATGTATGGGCAACCTGGTGCGGCCCCTGCGTTACGGAATTTCCTGATTTCATGACCATGCACCACATGTATCGCGGCCGCGATTTTGAATTTGTGTCCATCAGCGCCGATAGCCCTGATAAAAAGGAAAAAGCTTTGAAGTTTTTGCAAGGGAAATTCGCCTCCAATAAGAATTACATCTTCAATGTTGAAGACAAGTATAAACTGATCGAAGCCATCGATCCCAAATGGCAGGGCGCATTGCCTTACACGATTTTGGTGGAGCCGGGCGGAAAAATCGTGTACGCGCAGCAAGGCCCGATTGACCCGCATAAGATGAAAAAGATAGTCGTTGAAAATAAATACGTAGGCAGATATTACTAACAATCAGATCATTAACCTTTACGAATCATGGCAGAACACGAAATTTCAAGACGGCAGTTTTTAAGTGCATCTGCACTTTTAACGGCTGGCGTGGGCCTTTTGCCGAGCGCGGGCTTCGGCTTTCCGTCTTATATTAAAAATCTGGGCAAACCCAATTCATTATTCAACGGCGTGCAGGTGGGCGCGATCACTTATTCGTGGCGGAGCATGCCGGGCGGCGCGGAAGACATTTTGAAGTATTGCATTGATGCCAATATCAGCGCCATTGAACTGATGGGGCCGACAGGTGAAATATTCGCCGGCGCGCCCGAGGGGCCAAAAATGCCGCCCTGGACCGGCGGAAAGCGTCCCGAACTCACGGATGAGCAAAAAGCAGCCCAAGCCGAACATCTGGTGAAGATGGCCGAATGGCGCGCCAAAGTTCCAATGGACAAATTTGTGCAGCTGCGCAAAATGTACAACGATGCCGGCGTGAGCATTTACGCATTCAAGCCGTCGGCATTGGGTGAGAAAAACACGGATCAGGAAGTGGATTATGCCTTCCGGGCGGCCAAAGCTTTGGGTGCGAATCAAGCCACAATTGAACAACCGAATGATCCCGCGCAAACCAAAAGACTGGGTGATATTGCAGCTAAAAACAAAGTTTATGTAGGTTACCACGGCCACACGCAACAAACGCCAACGTGGTGGGACACGGCTTTGAACCAATCGAAATACAATGCGATGAACTTTGATATGGGACATTACGTGGCCGCAGGTTTCGACCCGATCCCGTTGATCGAAACCAAACACGACCACATTGTGAGCATGCACGTAAAGGACCGGAAAAACAAGGAAAACGGCGGCGCCAATGTGGTTTGGGGACAAGGCGATACGCCGATCACAGCCGCATTGGAACTCATGCGCGCCAGAAAATACAAGTTCCCGGCAACCATTGAGCTGGAATATGAGATCCCTGCTGGCTCGGATGCGGTGAAGGAAACAGCCAAGTGCGTTGAGTACGCAAGGAAGGCACTAGGGGCGTAAGCTCAGCTACTATATGTGATTATGAGGCCGTTGCAGACTTAACTTGCAGCGGCTTTTTTGTATTAAATCAAAAAAAATTACCTAAACATTTGTTCGTACGAAATTTTTCCTACCTTTGATCTGTTGACACAAAATCAGTAAAATGGAGCCTACAAAATCAGAATTGGAAATATTACAGGTGCTTTGGGAGCACGGCCCATCGACCGTCAGGTTTGTGAATGATAAGTTGAATGAGGAAAAGCGGGCAGTGCAGTATTCTTCAACATTGAAGCTGATGCAGATTATGGCTGAAAAAGGCATCGTGATACGCGATGAGAGCAGCATGAAGCATGTATATATTCCGGCGGAAGCAGAGGATAAAACGAAGAGTGCGTTACTGGAAAAGTTTGTGGATTCAATGTATAAAGGCTCGGCTTCGAACCTGGTTATGCAGCTTTTTGGTAACAAAAACACTTCACAGGAAGAGTTAAATGAGATCAAGGATTTTTTGAAAAAGCTGGATAAGTAATCACTTGATAATCCCGGTTGGCCATGAATTTCAATGAATTGTATTTTCAAAAACTGGTTCAGGCGCTCAGCCTCACCTTGATCCATTCGCTTTGGCAGGGCCTGATCGCCGCCGTCATCGCCGGAACGATACTCATGTTGACCAAAAAGGCGAAACCGGCGCTGCGGTATAATTTGCTGGCGACATTGCTCTTTGCTTTGGTGCTCACCTCGGCCTACACTTTCGCAAGCCTCTTGTTTTCTGAAAATGAATTCGTTAATAATCATTTAAGTAATTCAGAATCAGTTCGGTTCGCCGTAGCTGGCAAAGTTTCTATCTCAGAAAAAATAGCATTTGCGGGTAGTGATAATAGGGTCTGGATTTCGTATCTGATGGATTTTTGCAGCAGCCAAGCACAGGTAATCGCAACGATCTGGTTTGTTGTTTTTTCATTTAAATCTTTTCAGGCCACAGCAGGATTTTTATATCTGCAAAAAGTCAAAAAACACAACGCGCATCCACTTCGCGAAAGTTGGAGATTGAGGTTTGATATCCTTGCAAAAAAAATGAAAATCAGTCAAGCCATTCAGGTCATTGAGTCCGAACACGTGCTGGTTCCGATGGTGATCGGTTTTCTGAAACCAATGGTCATCATTCCGTTTGGCATATTTATAAACCTTCCTGAAACGCAGATCGAGGCCATCGTTTTGCACGAATTGGCACACATTAAAAGGCGTGATTACGTGGTGAATCTCATGCAGATTTTCTGTGAAAACATCTTTTTCTTCAATCCCGCATTGCTATGGCTGTCGAGCCTCATTCGGGAAGAGCGTGAGCATTGCTGTGACGATCTGGCAATTTCTGTGATGGAGAATAAGACGTCATTTGTGCACGCGCTGGTTTCTTTTCAGGAGTACCATGTGACTGGTTCAGCGTTTGAAATGGCTTTTTCGAGAAATCGTAATCACTTGCTGGACAGGATCAAGCGAATTATTTATAACAACAATAAACCTTTGAACGCCATGGAAAAATTATTTGTAACATTCAGTCTGCTCACCGCCGTCGCATTGTCTGCTACCATCTCGCAGGAAGCCCCGCAGCCAGCTCTCGTGAAAGTTGTTTCAGCCACTGTAAGTTCAAAGCCAAAGGTCGAGCCGGCGCGGGATCTCCCAGCCGAACGGAAAGTGATTGCAGTCGTAAATCAGGACACATTGCCTAAGAAGAAGAAATTGCAAAAGCCAGTAACTGTTCAGTCAAAAGATGTGGAGGTTAATGAGAATGTATCAATAAATACAGATGCTAATTCTCATTCGCAGGTAAATATTTCGAGCAATGGGGTTAGTACTTTTAAAGTGTATGTCAATGATAAGGGTTACGAATGGTGAAGGTGAACGGGAAGATCAAAGCGATGCTGATTGATGGCAAAGAAATACCCGAAGAGCAATATCCAAAATATGAAAAGGAGTTTAATGCAATTTTGGAAAAAATAGAAAAAGAACACGAGAAGGGAGAGGTAAAAGGAGAGGCAAACAATCGTTAAGTTACATTGCCGCGACAGCAACACAAGTATAACATTACGGCATTTGTATTTTTATAAAAGTATCAAACGAACATGCCGGAACATGCATCGCAGGACTTTTATCAAAAATACGGCTGTAACCGTTGCAGCAGGGGCGGCCGCTTCGACAGGTTTCTCCTTCAAAAATCAGAACGCGAAAAACAAGCTTCCAAAATGGAAGGGCTTTAATTTGCTGGATTTCTTTTCGCCAGACCCGGCTTCCAGCCGGAAGCCGACCACCGAGGAACAATTCAAATGGATGAGCGATTGGGGTTTTGATTTTGTCAGGATCCCGATGGCTTATCCTGCATATGTGAAGTTTGACCGCAGTCGCAATATTACGCCGGAAGAAGTTTATCAAATTGATGAACAGGCTGTTGAGCGCATTGACAAGCTTGTGACCACTGCTCATAAATACAACATGCACGTAAGCCTGAACCTGCACCGTGCGCCCGGTTACTGCATCAATGCAGGTTTCAACGAACCATACAATCTCTGGACAGATCAGAAAGCGCTGGATGCGTTTTGCTTTCACTGGAATATGTGGGCGAAGAGATATAAAGGTGTGTCAAACAAAAAGATCAGCTTCGATCTGCTGAACGAGCCCAGCATGCGTGAGGATATGAATGATCAGCATTCGAAAAGGTCATCTGTTCCGGGTGCAGTCTACCGGAAACTGGCCATAGCAGCTTCGGAAGCGATCCGGAAAGAGAATCCGATGCACCTGATTATTGCTGATGGCAATGATGTGGGCAGTTCGGTAATCCCGGAAATTGCAGATCTGGACATTGCGCAAAGCTGCCGGGGCTATCATCCGGGAATTATTTCACATTACAAAGCACCCTGGGCAAATAAAGACCCCAACAATCTTCCCGAGCCGAAATGGCCGGGGCAGGTGGGAGACAAATATCTGAGCCGCGCGATGCTGGAAAGCTTTTACAAGCCGTGGATCGATATGGTTGGCAAAGGCGTCGGCGTGCATTGCGGCGAATGCGGATGCTGGAATAAAACGCCTCATGCAGTCTTCCTGGCTTGGTTCGGCGATGTGCTGGACATATTGACATCCAACGGAATCGGTTTCTCACTTTGGGAATTTGCGGGTGATTTTGGCGTGCTCGATTCGCGCCGCGACGATGTCGCGTACGAGGACTGGCACGGTCACAAGCTCGACCGCAAACTGCTCACTTTAATGATGAAATACTGAAAACCTTAGCCAAGTTCAGCAAGTAAGCCTCTCAAATTGAGGTTCTTGGTGTACATTTCGACCGTTCCGTCGGGCATGAAATTCCAAAGCTCTTTGGGACGGTCCCAGTACAATTCCACGCCATTGTTGTCGGGATCATTGAGATACAATGCTTCCGAAACACCGTGATCGCTGGCGCCGGAGAGTGGGTAACCAGCCTGTTGCAGGCGGTTGAAAATCATCGCAAGATCTTTGCGCGTAGGATAAAGGATAGCGGTGTGAAACAAGCCGACGCCATGCTGCGGTGCGGCAGGAGCGCCCGCGCTATACCAGGTGTTGAGGCCAATATGATGGTGGTAACCGCCTGCTGAGATGAATGCTGCCTGCGTTCCGTAACGTGCCATGATTTCAAATCCCAGCAGGCCGCAATAAAAATCCAGTGCTTTGTCCAGGTCGGATACTTTCAGATGGACGTGTCCAATGCTCGTTTTGACGGGAACTTTGTATGCTTCGGGTTCCATAGGGAGGGTAGTTTAAGGTGATTTTGTCAATCAATTTACATCATCTTTCGGTAAATTATTCCTTGTTGCACCTTTACCAAGATATCCGTGTACAATAAGCTATTAATTGAATGAACCGCAGAACCGCTTTATCCTCTATCCTGGCCGTTTCGGGCGCAGGAATGTTACCAGCCGAAGCAACACCGACCAAATCCCAGTCTTTCATTTATTCCCTCAATATGAGCACATTGCGTGGTCATAAGCTGGGTTTCAGGAAGGAGTTGGAAGTGGCCGCGAAAGCAGGGTTTGGATCGGTGGAAATCTGGATTAACACTTTGCAGGACTATCTGAAAGAAGGCGGAACGTTAAAGGAAGCCAGAAAGATCATTGATGACCTGGGCATTAAGGTGGAAGACGCCATCGGTTTTGCGACCTGGATCGTGGATGATGAATCTGCACGTTCGAAGGCTATTGAACAGCTGAAAGTAGAGATGGACCAACTCGCGCAAATCGGCTGTCCGCGCATTGCGGCACCTCCGATGGGTGCCACTACGGGCGCTTCGCTGGATCTGGCAAAAGTGGCTGAGCGTTACCGGACCATTCTGGAATTGGGTGATAAAACGGGCGTGGTTCCGCATCTGGAACTTTGGGGTTTTTCTAAAAATCTGAGCCGGGTAGGAGAGATCTTGTATGTTGCTGTGGAGTCAGGACATCCGTCGGCGCGACTACTCATGGACGTTTATCATTTGCACAAAGGCGGCTCGGGCATGGATGCGGTGAAGGATGTTGGTAAGCCATTGGTTGAGATTTTTCACATTAACGATTATCCTGCGACGCCCCCGCGCGAAACCATTACAGATGCCGACCGTGTGTATGCAGGCGATGGCGTAGCACCATTGAAAGAACTTTTAAAATCGCTCAAAAACCCGGATCGCCCCGTCATTCTTTCTTTTGAAGTTTTCAACAAAGATTACTATGCGCAGGACGCATTGTTAGTTGCGAAAACAGGGCTCGCTAAAATGAAGAAAGTGACCGAAGGCGTTTAATTTAAAGCTTGTTCATAAAAGCAAGAATGCTCAAAACAAGTCCGCCAATGGTTGCAAATGCGGAAATAATGATTGCGAAAATGGCGATAAAGCCTTTGGAGCCCGTTTTGGCAGTGATCTGTATTTTGTCCCCTTTTTTGTAATCCTCTGACTCGGTCATACGCAATGTGTATGTGCCCGGCTGCTCAAGGTTGAATTCGGCAATCGGAACCACACGGCTTCCCGACATATCTTTCCGCATACCCAACAAATTTACTTTGTTGAACACCTTCAATTCTTGCTGGTCTGCATGTCGTTTGAGTTTGAAGTGGCAGTCGGAGGGAATGATGCCGGTTAGTGATGGTCTTTTATAGGCAATTTCAAATGTCCCCGCGGCATCCAGTTCAAGCTGATCCATGATGGAAGTAGCGGGAAATTCAATTTTTTTACCGCCATACACTTCCATGATTTTACCAATGCTTTTGAACAGAAAATAAATGCCGGTGATGCAAATGATGGGGAACAAGATTTTGAATAATGTCATACTGATAGTGTGTTTGGCTGAATTTTAAATTTAATGTTGTGGGACAACGGCAGTGTCAAAGTATTTTTTCACCAAAAGATTGATGAAGCGTTTTAAGTAAACCTCATTAAAAAACACATTGGAAAAATCATGAAAACGTTGTGACTGAATGCCCAGGTAAAAGAAGTAAAGACTCACGCCTAGCATGGGAATAATTCTTTTTTCTTCTGCGGAGATGGCCGTTACCGATTCATAGCCTTTCAAGAAATTGTCGACTTTCAAATGACATTGTTCAGGATCCCTTTCGATGCTATGAACTTGTAAAATGTAGTAAGCCAAATCGAGACAAAGCCAGCCGTTTCCGCAAAAATCGAAATCAAAAAGTGTTACCTTATTGGCATTGTCGATGACGAGATTGTCGAACCAGATATCCAGATGCACCGCGCCTTTTCGCAGCTGACTTTCATCTGCTTTATCAAATTCTTCCAGCAAAAATTGTTGCATGGAACGCATTAAGGCCATTTCTTCGGTATTATCAGGCAAAAATTCACTGACGTGATTCAGCGAATCGATTAGAATTTCCTGACTGGTATAAGTCACCCGGTCTAAATGGAAATCCTGCGTCAGCAAATGCATCCGGGCCATCAATGAACCGATCTGAAAGTGCAGATCCGGCGGGAAATTGAATTGTTTTTCGCCTGCTGCATAGGAAAACATAACGGCCAGGCGCATCCCTTCCGGCGCACCAAGCGACTGAATGAAGCGCTCGTTTGTGTCTGGAAGCGGATAGGAAACAGGGATATGGTTCTCCTTTAAATGCAAAAGCAAACGCAACTCTTCATTGATTTCCACTTCACTTCGCCAGTTCAATGCGTAAATGCGGAAGATGAATTTTTCTTCCCGGGCTTTGATAAGATAGGTGTGACTGATCCCCGCTTTCAAAAGTCGGCACGATACTTGTACATTGGGGAAATAGGTTTGTTTAAGAAAGTCCGCGATATGACGGGTTGACAAGTTCGAGCTCGTGACAGGGAAGTGCGACATAGGAAGCTTTGTTGTGAGCGCCGAAATTAGATAATCGGGCAAACTTATTTGCTTTTTATTCGAATATGCCTCAATTTGTCCGGCAATGCCTGGCAGAATTATTTACCGGCAATGAAAGTGATTTATTAGGTATTTCAAATCAAATATATGAGTGAGGTAAAATTAAGGCTGGATGAGCGCAAAAGAGGTGCGTTTTACTTGGATGAAGAGGGTAAGCAAGTGGGGGAAATGGTGATCGGCGTTAGTGAAACCGCGTTGACGGTTTACCATACCGAAGTCGATGAAAACATGTCGGGAAAAGGCCTTGCAAAGTTAATGCTGGACGAAATGGTTGCTTATGCGCGCAAACATGAACTGCAAGTGGTCCCGCTTTGCGAGTATGTGCATGTACAATTTAAAAAACATCCCGATGAATATCAGGATGTCTGGAAAAAGTAATTGAAAAGGTTGATTAGTTCGGGATAGGTAAATACACCATAAATGTAGCACCCCGATCTGGCTCGCTTTGGGCTGTAATATGGCCGTGGTGGTTTTGGACGACCTTTTTACACAACGCCAGCCCGATTCCCGAACCCGAAAATTCTCCGCGGCCATGCAAACGCTGGAACATCTGGAAAATCCTGCCAAGATATTTTTCATCAAAGCCAATGCCATTGTCGCTTACCTCAAACTTAATGTAGCGATGCCCCGGTGACAACCTGGGCAAGTCGGCTTTCTCCGTTTCTGTAAGGTCATCAGCACGGATCTCGATTTCTGAGGGAATATCCTGTTTTTTGTATTTGATTGCATTGCTTAGCAAATTTTGTACAAGTTGAGTCAGCTGTGAAGGGTTCCCCCAAACGACCGGCAGCTGCGCGACCCTGATTTCAGACTTTTGTTCTTCAATTGAAACTTCGAGATCTGCGATCACGGCGGAGACAATTTTGTTAAGGTCAACCGCCTCAAAAGCACTGTCATGTGTGGTTAGGCGCGAATACGCAAGCAAGTCGTCAATCATGCTCGACATTCTCTTGGATGCATCCTGGATCCTGTTCAGCATAAAAACGCCGTTCTCATCGAACGACTCGCTATAAACTGTTTGCAAACGCGAACTGAATGATTGGATTTTGCGTAACGGTTCCTGCATATCGTGGCTTGCCGCATAGGCAAACTGTTGCAAATTGCTGTTGGAATTAACTAGCTCCTGATTGGCCTGGTGCAGTTCCTCAGTCCGTTTCTGAACCCTTTGCTCCAGCTCATCAACCAGCAGCCGATAACGTTCTTCGCTTCTTTCCAGGGCTTGACGGGACTTCACCTGCTCGGTAACGTCCACGGCCATATCCAGGATCGCATAGATTTCACCTTTTGAGTTACGTAATGGCTTGTAGGTGAAATCAAAATAAAAAGTTTCAAGCGTTCCATTCACTATCAGATCGGCCTGGCGGCCGGAGGCAGAATAGGGTTTCCCCGTTTCAAAAATATGATCCAGAATATTCAGCAACTGCTGGTCCAGCATCTCAGGAGGAAGTGCTTCCCGCAATGGTTTGCCGATCACACTATCCCCTTTTCCCCAGATCTTTAACATGGCCTCATTGGGCAGTTCAATGACCATATCCTTACCCACAAACATGCAGGTTGCCACGGGCGCCTGCTCAATAAGCGTGCGCAGGTGCTCTTCACTGGCCTTGATCATATTTTCGGACTCAATGCGGTCCGTGATATCCATTACGATGCCCGAAAGAGAAATCGCTTTACCCGTGCTGTCGTAAAGATATTGCCCGATCACCTTTACCCAATGAACAGAATCGTCATGCCAGACAAATCGGGCTTCATAGCGTAGTTCGCCTGTTTTTGAGGCAATTTCGTAGGCTGCCGTCCGTTTATCAAAATCCTCCGGATGAATGTGCATCACAAAAAAGTCCCTCTTCATATCTCCATTTTCCCTTCCCGTAATGATACGCGACATGGTAGGAGAGTAGATGATCTCATTGGTATCCAGGGCCACGAGGAATGAACCAGCGCCTGAACCCTCCACGGTCATTGCGGCCTGCTGATCTGCCCAGGCAACCCGTTCTTTGCTGGATATTTCGTCCGTGACATTGCGGGAAACACCTGAAAACCGATAAGGAACTCCTTCCGGCGTAAAATATGCTTTGCCAGTGCAATGCAGCCAGCGCAAAACGTGATCTGATGCACCCACAGTTCGGTAACGAATGTCATAAGCAGTCCGCGTTTCCGGATTCAATGCACTGGAAATCGCGTTAACCACCTTTTCCCGGTCTTCGAAATGAATGTGTTGGATCAAAGTTTCATAGTTCAGGATCTCCTCAGATGGGTTTCCGTAAAGCCCTCTGCACCTTTCATCAAAGTAAACTACACCCGTTTCTGGATTCATATTCCAAACCCCGAGCTGCGCGGCACTCAGCGCAAACTGTAAATTATCTTCACTCTCCTGCCGGGCCTCATCCGACTGTACAATTTCGGAAAGGTCTCTCATACAGCCAACCATTCTCACCGCCTTTCCATCCGCACGGATTGTGTAACCCCGGTCATGTACATAGGCAAAGCTGCCATCTGCGCGTTGGAAACGATAGTAATCCCCCCAGTTGGAGTCTCCGCGGTCGATGGCAGCATGCATATTATGGACCACTTCGGTCCGATCATCCGGATGAATTCGGTTAAACCAGGATTCCGGACCTGGTTCGACTTCCTGGGATGTATAGCCAAAAACTTCTTTCATTCCGTCGTTCCACCAGACTGTGTTTTTTTCCAGGTCCCAGTCCCAGATCACATCATGCGTGGCCTTTACAACGAGCTCAAATCTTTCAATGGCAACAAGCAGGTTGTCTTTATTGCTGTTATCAAGCGTTTCAATCATTTCTATCAAAATCCAGCTTCGTGTTCGGTTTACTATTTGAAACATGCATCGTCTGTAAAAATACTGATATTAATGAAAAAGCCAGTAAAGGCCCACTTTCTGATGCGGACACATTTCGGATTACTGCCGGAGCGGATAGTAAAGATTTTAAACGGATGGCTTTTATCGTCAACCACATTCATGTCGATACAATGCTCAAAACGCCATCCTATTTATTCAGTGCCGTTATGCTGGTAACCGTTTTATCAATGGCTTCTCAGAAAAACAAAGTCTCGCTGTTTGACGGTAAGACTTTTAACGGCTGGGAGGGAGACACGACGAAAACCTGGAAAATTCAGGACGGCGCCATTGTCGGCGGCTCACTGGTGGAGACGGTCCCGCATAATAGTTTTTTGTGCACCAGGAAGACTTATTCCAATTTCA
It includes:
- a CDS encoding redoxin domain-containing protein yields the protein MRAYYRILFALIVLIATNIHVKAEQPETLKIGAAAPDFNLMGVDGKKYSLKSFAAAPVLAIVFTCNHCPTAQAYEERIKKLTADYKSKGFALIAISSNDPKAIRLDELGYTDLSDTYEEMKVRAKDMAYNFPYLFDGDDQKTALAYGPVATPHIFVFDKARKLQYHGRIDDVEKPTGTPKNLDAKNAIEALLANKPVPVPSTKTFGCSMKWISKEDGVQKEKAGWAKEPVTLETIDEAGIKELIGNKTDKLRLINVWATWCGPCVTEFPDFMTMHHMYRGRDFEFVSISADSPDKKEKALKFLQGKFASNKNYIFNVEDKYKLIEAIDPKWQGALPYTILVEPGGKIVYAQQGPIDPHKMKKIVVENKYVGRYY
- a CDS encoding sugar phosphate isomerase/epimerase family protein, which codes for MAEHEISRRQFLSASALLTAGVGLLPSAGFGFPSYIKNLGKPNSLFNGVQVGAITYSWRSMPGGAEDILKYCIDANISAIELMGPTGEIFAGAPEGPKMPPWTGGKRPELTDEQKAAQAEHLVKMAEWRAKVPMDKFVQLRKMYNDAGVSIYAFKPSALGEKNTDQEVDYAFRAAKALGANQATIEQPNDPAQTKRLGDIAAKNKVYVGYHGHTQQTPTWWDTALNQSKYNAMNFDMGHYVAAGFDPIPLIETKHDHIVSMHVKDRKNKENGGANVVWGQGDTPITAALELMRARKYKFPATIELEYEIPAGSDAVKETAKCVEYARKALGA
- a CDS encoding BlaI/MecI/CopY family transcriptional regulator: MEPTKSELEILQVLWEHGPSTVRFVNDKLNEEKRAVQYSSTLKLMQIMAEKGIVIRDESSMKHVYIPAEAEDKTKSALLEKFVDSMYKGSASNLVMQLFGNKNTSQEELNEIKDFLKKLDK
- a CDS encoding M56 family metallopeptidase, giving the protein MNFNELYFQKLVQALSLTLIHSLWQGLIAAVIAGTILMLTKKAKPALRYNLLATLLFALVLTSAYTFASLLFSENEFVNNHLSNSESVRFAVAGKVSISEKIAFAGSDNRVWISYLMDFCSSQAQVIATIWFVVFSFKSFQATAGFLYLQKVKKHNAHPLRESWRLRFDILAKKMKISQAIQVIESEHVLVPMVIGFLKPMVIIPFGIFINLPETQIEAIVLHELAHIKRRDYVVNLMQIFCENIFFFNPALLWLSSLIREEREHCCDDLAISVMENKTSFVHALVSFQEYHVTGSAFEMAFSRNRNHLLDRIKRIIYNNNKPLNAMEKLFVTFSLLTAVALSATISQEAPQPALVKVVSATVSSKPKVEPARDLPAERKVIAVVNQDTLPKKKKLQKPVTVQSKDVEVNENVSINTDANSHSQVNISSNGVSTFKVYVNDKGYEW
- a CDS encoding glycoside hydrolase family 5 protein, which gives rise to MHRRTFIKNTAVTVAAGAAASTGFSFKNQNAKNKLPKWKGFNLLDFFSPDPASSRKPTTEEQFKWMSDWGFDFVRIPMAYPAYVKFDRSRNITPEEVYQIDEQAVERIDKLVTTAHKYNMHVSLNLHRAPGYCINAGFNEPYNLWTDQKALDAFCFHWNMWAKRYKGVSNKKISFDLLNEPSMREDMNDQHSKRSSVPGAVYRKLAIAASEAIRKENPMHLIIADGNDVGSSVIPEIADLDIAQSCRGYHPGIISHYKAPWANKDPNNLPEPKWPGQVGDKYLSRAMLESFYKPWIDMVGKGVGVHCGECGCWNKTPHAVFLAWFGDVLDILTSNGIGFSLWEFAGDFGVLDSRRDDVAYEDWHGHKLDRKLLTLMMKY
- a CDS encoding VOC family protein; this translates as MEPEAYKVPVKTSIGHVHLKVSDLDKALDFYCGLLGFEIMARYGTQAAFISAGGYHHHIGLNTWYSAGAPAAPQHGVGLFHTAILYPTRKDLAMIFNRLQQAGYPLSGASDHGVSEALYLNDPDNNGVELYWDRPKELWNFMPDGTVEMYTKNLNLRGLLAELG
- a CDS encoding sugar phosphate isomerase/epimerase family protein: MNRRTALSSILAVSGAGMLPAEATPTKSQSFIYSLNMSTLRGHKLGFRKELEVAAKAGFGSVEIWINTLQDYLKEGGTLKEARKIIDDLGIKVEDAIGFATWIVDDESARSKAIEQLKVEMDQLAQIGCPRIAAPPMGATTGASLDLAKVAERYRTILELGDKTGVVPHLELWGFSKNLSRVGEILYVAVESGHPSARLLMDVYHLHKGGSGMDAVKDVGKPLVEIFHINDYPATPPRETITDADRVYAGDGVAPLKELLKSLKNPDRPVILSFEVFNKDYYAQDALLVAKTGLAKMKKVTEGV
- a CDS encoding phosphotransferase enzyme family protein; translation: MSHFPVTSSNLSTRHIADFLKQTYFPNVQVSCRLLKAGISHTYLIKAREEKFIFRIYALNWRSEVEINEELRLLLHLKENHIPVSYPLPDTNERFIQSLGAPEGMRLAVMFSYAAGEKQFNFPPDLHFQIGSLMARMHLLTQDFHLDRVTYTSQEILIDSLNHVSEFLPDNTEEMALMRSMQQFLLEEFDKADESQLRKGAVHLDIWFDNLVIDNANKVTLFDFDFCGNGWLCLDLAYYILQVHSIERDPEQCHLKVDNFLKGYESVTAISAEEKRIIPMLGVSLYFFYLGIQSQRFHDFSNVFFNEVYLKRFINLLVKKYFDTAVVPQH
- a CDS encoding GNAT family N-acetyltransferase — its product is MSEVKLRLDERKRGAFYLDEEGKQVGEMVIGVSETALTVYHTEVDENMSGKGLAKLMLDEMVAYARKHELQVVPLCEYVHVQFKKHPDEYQDVWKK
- a CDS encoding PAS domain-containing sensor histidine kinase; amino-acid sequence: MFQIVNRTRSWILIEMIETLDNSNKDNLLVAIERFELVVKATHDVIWDWDLEKNTVWWNDGMKEVFGYTSQEVEPGPESWFNRIHPDDRTEVVHNMHAAIDRGDSNWGDYYRFQRADGSFAYVHDRGYTIRADGKAVRMVGCMRDLSEIVQSDEARQESEDNLQFALSAAQLGVWNMNPETGVVYFDERCRGLYGNPSEEILNYETLIQHIHFEDREKVVNAISSALNPETRTAYDIRYRTVGASDHVLRWLHCTGKAYFTPEGVPYRFSGVSRNVTDEISSKERVAWADQQAAMTVEGSGAGSFLVALDTNEIIYSPTMSRIITGRENGDMKRDFFVMHIHPEDFDKRTAAYEIASKTGELRYEARFVWHDDSVHWVKVIGQYLYDSTGKAISLSGIVMDITDRIESENMIKASEEHLRTLIEQAPVATCMFVGKDMVIELPNEAMLKIWGKGDSVIGKPLREALPPEMLDQQLLNILDHIFETGKPYSASGRQADLIVNGTLETFYFDFTYKPLRNSKGEIYAILDMAVDVTEQVKSRQALERSEERYRLLVDELEQRVQKRTEELHQANQELVNSNSNLQQFAYAASHDMQEPLRKIQSFSSRLQTVYSESFDENGVFMLNRIQDASKRMSSMIDDLLAYSRLTTHDSAFEAVDLNKIVSAVIADLEVSIEEQKSEIRVAQLPVVWGNPSQLTQLVQNLLSNAIKYKKQDIPSEIEIRADDLTETEKADLPRLSPGHRYIKFEVSDNGIGFDEKYLGRIFQMFQRLHGRGEFSGSGIGLALCKKVVQNHHGHITAQSEPDRGATFMVYLPIPN